One window from the genome of Natronomonas pharaonis DSM 2160 encodes:
- a CDS encoding prohibitin family protein produces MADDILQEQFGPRLQAAAVAGIVLLLVVGIAFLFSVATVDEGDRGVKKVQGSVTGDVLEPGWHFPLVPFYHSVEYIEIRPQTYTMSGDVFEGDVAEEDAVDFRSADQQRVGADITVRYRVNEDGADEFHREWNTIDQYEQRLLRPETVDTVAREASALNATEANSDEGRELLGDIIADELRSQSPRYVDIESVQVRDIHFDPEFEQALEQVEIAQQEADAERTRAQGDADAERIRAEGEADALREVQEALTEENLALEQIRAYDEGTVYVTDGGTPVILDPEEGSLDDEGVTADD; encoded by the coding sequence ATGGCAGATGACATCCTGCAAGAACAGTTTGGGCCGCGGCTACAGGCAGCCGCGGTCGCCGGCATCGTGCTGCTTTTGGTCGTCGGTATCGCCTTTCTGTTTTCCGTCGCGACCGTCGACGAGGGCGACCGCGGCGTAAAGAAGGTTCAGGGGTCTGTTACCGGTGACGTTCTCGAGCCGGGGTGGCACTTCCCGCTCGTGCCGTTCTATCACTCCGTTGAATATATCGAAATCCGTCCACAGACCTACACGATGAGCGGTGACGTGTTCGAGGGCGATGTCGCAGAAGAAGACGCCGTCGACTTCCGGTCGGCCGACCAACAGCGGGTCGGCGCTGATATTACCGTTCGGTACCGCGTCAACGAGGACGGGGCCGACGAGTTCCACCGCGAGTGGAACACCATCGACCAGTACGAACAACGGCTGCTCAGACCGGAAACGGTTGATACGGTCGCCAGGGAGGCATCGGCGCTGAACGCCACCGAAGCCAACTCCGACGAAGGCCGTGAACTGCTCGGCGACATTATTGCCGATGAGTTGCGCTCCCAGTCGCCGCGCTACGTCGACATCGAGTCCGTGCAGGTCAGGGACATCCACTTCGACCCCGAGTTCGAGCAGGCGCTCGAACAGGTCGAAATCGCTCAACAGGAAGCCGACGCCGAGCGAACACGAGCACAGGGTGACGCCGACGCCGAGCGTATCCGCGCGGAGGGAGAAGCCGACGCGCTCCGAGAGGTACAGGAGGCGCTCACAGAAGAGAACCTCGCACTCGAACAGATTCGTGCCTACGACGAGGGGACCGTCTACGTCACCGACGGCGGCACGCCGGTTATCCTCGACCCCGAGGAGGGCTCACTTGACGATGAGGGGGTGACAGCGGATGATTAG
- a CDS encoding universal stress protein has product MTLVVAPVRYPLSPNSKVTLQTAIQVADDHDADLTVLHVNLYQNDRRVTRTELKNAVEAELGTVDRARYVVRPGFLVEETILDEVAAEDADYVVIGENQTSRWRRLVSRLVDDPNIEQFLRNELDCEVITAAP; this is encoded by the coding sequence ATGACGCTCGTCGTCGCGCCGGTGCGGTATCCGCTGTCGCCGAACTCGAAGGTGACATTACAGACTGCCATTCAGGTCGCTGACGACCACGATGCCGACCTCACAGTGCTGCATGTCAACCTATACCAGAATGACCGACGAGTGACACGTACGGAGCTCAAAAACGCGGTCGAAGCAGAGCTCGGTACCGTCGACCGTGCCCGCTATGTCGTTCGTCCGGGCTTTCTGGTTGAGGAGACGATTCTCGACGAAGTTGCCGCCGAGGACGCGGACTACGTCGTTATCGGGGAAAACCAGACCAGCCGGTGGCGGCGGTTGGTCAGCCGGCTCGTCGACGACCCGAACATCGAGCAGTTCCTGCGGAACGAACTCGACTGTGAAGTCATCACGGCGGCTCCGTAA
- a CDS encoding mechanosensitive ion channel family protein translates to MDPTTTALQQGLPRPGWLPETIPLWAYRLVMAVVFLTVAYYLSQFARRLLARRIARRFERPSVGQTVLRSIQAVIVFVAVMTALGFFGIGLGNVVLSVGVFSAVAGIILAPIIGNLINGVFILSEQPYEIGDMIELEDTDTKGFVEDITLFYTKVFTLDNTFIVLPNGSMRERDVINYSAEDARVRLTADVGVTYESDIETAREQLRAAARDVDGVIKGGPDIRIGSARYPAAPVVHILEFGDSEVALRLRFWVREPYTQATVRSAVLTNVWERFDDHDIEIPYPHSHLVFDDTSGELQTAIRRRGQQAAARQGGATTRNEEQEAPASEPGTETEPTDDAGGSR, encoded by the coding sequence ATGGACCCGACGACGACGGCGCTCCAGCAAGGTCTGCCCCGTCCGGGATGGCTGCCGGAGACCATCCCGCTGTGGGCCTACCGGCTTGTAATGGCCGTCGTCTTCCTTACCGTCGCTTACTATCTCTCGCAATTTGCCCGCCGGCTTCTGGCGCGCCGTATCGCCCGGCGGTTCGAGCGACCATCGGTTGGACAGACCGTTTTGCGGAGCATCCAGGCGGTTATCGTCTTCGTCGCTGTGATGACCGCTCTGGGGTTTTTTGGTATCGGGCTCGGTAACGTTGTCCTCTCGGTGGGTGTCTTCTCGGCAGTCGCAGGGATTATTCTCGCCCCTATTATCGGGAACTTGATAAATGGGGTCTTCATCCTCTCCGAGCAGCCCTATGAAATCGGCGATATGATAGAGCTCGAAGATACAGACACCAAGGGTTTTGTCGAGGATATCACGCTGTTTTATACGAAGGTTTTCACTCTCGATAACACGTTTATCGTGCTCCCGAACGGGTCGATGCGCGAACGGGATGTCATCAACTACTCCGCTGAAGACGCACGCGTTCGGCTGACCGCCGATGTCGGCGTCACGTACGAAAGCGACATCGAAACCGCGCGCGAACAGCTCCGGGCAGCAGCCCGTGATGTCGATGGCGTCATCAAAGGTGGCCCGGACATCCGCATCGGCAGCGCCAGATATCCGGCCGCTCCCGTCGTCCATATTCTGGAGTTCGGCGACAGCGAAGTGGCGCTCAGACTCCGGTTTTGGGTCCGGGAGCCGTACACACAGGCGACGGTTCGGTCGGCGGTGCTGACAAACGTCTGGGAGCGATTCGACGACCACGACATCGAGATTCCGTATCCCCACTCCCATCTGGTCTTCGACGACACCAGCGGCGAACTGCAGACTGCCATCCGCCGTCGAGGGCAACAAGCGGCCGCACGGCAAGGCGGCGCGACGACGAGAAACGAAGAGCAGGAGGCCCCAGCGTCGGAGCCGGGGACGGAGACAGAACCTACAGACGACGCGGGCGGGAGTCGCTAA
- a CDS encoding YbjQ family protein produces the protein MQTVSTETVPGHETVEALGIARGNTVEARNVGRDITQSIRNITGGELKAYSELLSKARDEALSRMEADAEEMGADAVVNVRLETSKVTDGGSEVIAYGTAVRLR, from the coding sequence ATGCAGACCGTCTCAACCGAAACCGTCCCCGGCCACGAAACCGTCGAAGCGCTCGGCATCGCCCGTGGTAACACTGTCGAGGCAAGAAACGTTGGCCGCGACATCACACAGAGCATTCGCAACATCACCGGCGGCGAGCTGAAGGCCTACTCCGAACTGCTCTCGAAGGCCCGTGACGAAGCGCTGTCGCGGATGGAAGCCGATGCGGAAGAAATGGGCGCTGATGCGGTAGTCAACGTCCGCCTCGAAACGTCGAAGGTCACCGACGGTGGGTCGGAGGTAATCGCCTACGGAACCGCTGTGCGGCTCCGATAG
- a CDS encoding YcaO-like family protein: protein MTTVGIAGDAPATEAVRAALDDSAADTVAVDPAALGDVDIAVVSGDVGTGGFERAATTASETSTPLVCIEVGGIGGQAVAGVEAAVSGAAPGTACYECLRTRVAATAPDTDDGDTDRATARFAGAVAGREVARLVAGEESQLLGGVIEVPHAARQVLPVPGCSCGSRAGRQLELTHADRTLDESLSLAEGAFDERVGPITSVGEAESFPVPYYLASLAATPFSDADAPDHAAGVGLSWDPAFMKALGEGLERYSAAVYSTDRLLVDPDRRVPADAFVAPEPPGEVAYWYPAEHLETGERTAIPSELVVFPPPETRIRPAITTGLGLGNGTVEALCSGLYEVIERDAAMVSWYSTDDPMALAVEDEGYRTLAARAGSEGLSATALLLTQDVDVPVVAVCVHREGEWPRFAAGSAADLDPAAAARGALEEALQNWLELRRMGRTQAESESGAIGDYAAFPEAARAFVDAETTIPAESVGPAERPSGKAELTALVDRVSAAGLDAYGARLTPRDIEMLGFEAVRVVVPSAQPLFTGDAYFGDRARRVPAELGFEPQLDRPYHPYP from the coding sequence GTGACGACGGTTGGCATCGCCGGCGACGCTCCGGCGACCGAAGCCGTCCGGGCGGCGCTTGACGATAGCGCGGCCGATACTGTCGCTGTCGACCCTGCCGCCCTCGGCGACGTCGACATCGCCGTTGTATCTGGCGACGTTGGCACCGGCGGCTTCGAGCGGGCGGCCACCACAGCGAGCGAAACATCGACACCGCTCGTCTGCATCGAGGTCGGTGGCATCGGCGGTCAGGCGGTCGCCGGCGTTGAGGCTGCTGTCTCCGGCGCTGCTCCGGGAACGGCTTGTTATGAATGTCTCCGCACACGTGTCGCAGCGACAGCGCCCGACACCGACGACGGGGACACCGACCGCGCCACAGCCCGCTTTGCCGGCGCTGTCGCCGGCCGCGAGGTCGCCCGGCTGGTCGCCGGCGAGGAGTCCCAGTTGCTTGGCGGCGTCATTGAGGTGCCACACGCCGCCAGACAGGTCCTTCCCGTCCCCGGCTGTTCATGCGGGTCTCGGGCTGGCCGACAACTGGAGTTGACCCATGCCGACCGTACGCTCGATGAATCCCTGTCGTTAGCCGAGGGGGCCTTCGACGAGCGTGTCGGTCCCATCACCTCGGTCGGCGAAGCCGAATCGTTCCCGGTGCCGTATTATCTCGCATCCCTCGCGGCGACGCCGTTCTCCGACGCGGACGCGCCGGACCACGCGGCCGGCGTCGGCCTGTCGTGGGACCCGGCGTTTATGAAAGCCCTCGGCGAAGGGCTCGAACGGTACAGCGCGGCCGTCTACTCGACTGACCGCCTGCTTGTCGACCCCGACCGGCGGGTGCCGGCAGACGCGTTCGTCGCGCCCGAACCGCCCGGCGAGGTCGCCTACTGGTATCCGGCTGAACATCTCGAAACCGGCGAACGGACGGCTATTCCGTCGGAACTGGTCGTCTTTCCGCCGCCGGAAACCCGTATTCGTCCCGCCATCACGACCGGGCTTGGCCTCGGCAACGGAACCGTCGAGGCGTTGTGCTCGGGGCTCTACGAGGTTATCGAACGTGACGCTGCGATGGTATCGTGGTACTCGACCGACGACCCGATGGCGCTGGCCGTCGAGGACGAAGGATACCGGACGTTGGCCGCCCGAGCGGGGAGCGAAGGGCTCTCGGCGACGGCGCTGCTTTTGACGCAGGATGTCGATGTGCCTGTTGTCGCCGTCTGTGTCCACCGGGAGGGCGAGTGGCCGCGGTTTGCGGCCGGCTCGGCGGCCGACCTTGACCCGGCGGCGGCAGCCCGCGGCGCGCTCGAAGAAGCGCTACAAAACTGGCTCGAACTCCGTCGGATGGGGAGAACACAGGCGGAAAGCGAATCGGGCGCTATCGGCGACTACGCGGCATTCCCGGAGGCGGCGCGAGCGTTCGTCGATGCCGAGACGACAATACCGGCCGAGAGCGTCGGCCCTGCGGAGCGGCCATCCGGAAAAGCAGAACTCACGGCGCTTGTCGACCGTGTGTCGGCGGCCGGCCTCGATGCCTACGGCGCACGCCTGACGCCGCGGGACATCGAAATGCTCGGCTTTGAAGCCGTTCGCGTGGTTGTCCCGAGTGCTCAGCCGCTGTTTACCGGCGACGCCTACTTCGGCGACCGCGCCCGACGTGTTCCAGCGGAACTCGGCTTCGAACCGCAGCTTGATAGGCCGTACCACCCGTATCCATAG
- the tbsP gene encoding transcriptional regulator TbsP, protein MKSNLLERTMGDVLEAALDAADDELFVINPDAEAIESLVETLDAESPPVCLFADSETLKDVLDDFLVASRAADHIEADRLEIRVNDAAANSLLVTADAVVAVVRGDDQVAGLTTDDEAFIDSAYQRITGEWADAENFNLRTPSLIRVRETLTDELGESTRENFDAVLDALETARGDGEGLDEVTISLLVAAKNEDLLYDISKWGEDVGIASKATFSRTKTRMEDNGILGTEKVPIDVGRPRLRLKLGDDNLRGADIGSLVESTQSMLE, encoded by the coding sequence ATGAAATCAAACCTATTGGAGCGAACCATGGGAGACGTACTCGAAGCGGCGCTCGACGCCGCAGACGATGAACTATTCGTTATCAATCCGGACGCCGAGGCCATCGAGTCGCTCGTCGAAACGCTTGATGCCGAGTCACCTCCGGTCTGCCTGTTCGCCGACTCCGAGACGTTGAAAGACGTTCTCGACGATTTCCTCGTCGCCAGCCGAGCGGCCGACCACATCGAGGCAGACCGATTGGAAATCCGCGTCAACGACGCCGCCGCGAACTCGCTTCTTGTGACTGCGGACGCAGTCGTCGCCGTCGTCAGAGGAGACGACCAAGTCGCCGGTCTGACGACCGACGACGAGGCGTTCATCGATAGCGCATACCAGCGAATCACCGGCGAGTGGGCCGACGCCGAGAACTTCAACCTCCGAACGCCGTCGCTGATTCGCGTTCGAGAGACGCTGACCGACGAACTCGGCGAGTCGACGCGCGAGAATTTCGACGCCGTTCTCGATGCGCTCGAAACCGCCCGCGGTGACGGCGAGGGGCTCGATGAGGTGACGATTTCGCTGCTCGTTGCGGCCAAAAACGAGGACCTGCTGTACGACATCTCCAAGTGGGGCGAGGATGTCGGTATCGCCTCCAAGGCGACGTTCTCGCGGACAAAGACCCGCATGGAAGACAACGGTATCCTCGGCACGGAGAAGGTCCCCATCGATGTCGGGCGACCGCGTCTCCGCCTCAAACTCGGCGACGACAACCTCCGCGGTGCCGACATCGGGTCGCTCGTGGAGTCTACACAGTCGATGCTCGAATAG
- a CDS encoding thiolase domain-containing protein, with protein MPDAYLVGAGQSDYGAFPDESYRSLFRTAFEAAAESVPEGFDKDAVDEAFIGTLGVGGRQLGLSGPAVTEHVGLDGVPCTRVENACAASGFAVRQAVQAVKSGMADVVLAGGFEVMSDMSSDATKYWLGVSGETEWERLSGTTFSGVYAQMASAHMDRYGTTGEQLSRVAVKNHANGAKNPHAQLGFECSLDDAQSAPMVADPLNLYHCCPTSDGAACALVVSEAVVDDYTDDPIRVAGVGAGSDNVGLFDRETYTAVPASQRAAERAYEMAGIEPTDLDFAEVHDCFAIAELLAYEDLGFCERGESGSFIESGATELDGELPVNTSGGLKSKGHPIGATGAGQVVEAFKQLSGKAGDRQVDSPHRGLTHNVGGSGGAAIVHVFEKEQEVSAP; from the coding sequence ATGCCAGACGCTTACCTAGTCGGTGCTGGACAATCCGACTACGGTGCTTTCCCGGACGAAAGCTATCGGTCGCTGTTTCGGACCGCCTTCGAGGCCGCCGCAGAGAGCGTTCCGGAAGGATTCGACAAGGACGCCGTCGACGAAGCGTTCATCGGCACGCTCGGCGTCGGTGGCCGACAACTCGGCCTTTCCGGCCCGGCCGTGACCGAACACGTCGGTCTCGACGGCGTCCCCTGTACGCGCGTCGAAAACGCCTGTGCAGCGAGCGGGTTCGCCGTCAGACAAGCCGTACAGGCTGTCAAGTCGGGGATGGCCGATGTCGTCCTCGCCGGCGGCTTCGAGGTAATGAGCGATATGAGCTCCGACGCGACGAAGTACTGGCTCGGCGTTTCGGGGGAAACGGAGTGGGAGCGGCTCTCCGGAACGACGTTTTCCGGGGTGTACGCACAGATGGCAAGCGCACATATGGACCGATACGGGACCACCGGCGAGCAGCTCTCCCGGGTGGCGGTCAAAAACCACGCGAACGGCGCGAAAAACCCCCACGCACAGCTCGGGTTCGAATGTTCACTCGATGATGCACAGTCCGCACCGATGGTGGCTGACCCGTTGAACCTCTATCACTGCTGTCCGACCTCCGACGGCGCGGCCTGTGCGCTCGTCGTTAGCGAGGCTGTCGTTGACGACTACACCGACGACCCGATTCGGGTCGCCGGCGTCGGGGCCGGCAGCGACAACGTCGGGCTGTTCGACCGGGAGACGTACACTGCCGTTCCGGCGAGCCAGCGTGCCGCCGAGCGTGCCTACGAGATGGCCGGCATCGAACCCACGGACCTCGATTTCGCGGAGGTCCACGACTGCTTTGCCATCGCGGAGCTCCTCGCCTACGAGGACCTCGGCTTCTGCGAGCGCGGCGAGTCTGGCAGCTTCATCGAGTCAGGCGCGACGGAGCTCGACGGTGAGCTTCCGGTCAACACCTCCGGCGGGCTGAAATCGAAGGGCCATCCCATCGGCGCGACCGGTGCCGGACAGGTCGTCGAGGCGTTCAAACAGCTCTCCGGGAAAGCTGGTGACCGACAGGTCGACTCGCCGCACCGTGGGCTCACGCACAACGTCGGCGGCAGCGGCGGTGCCGCCATCGTCCACGTCTTCGAGAAGGAACAGGAGGTGAGCGCCCCATGA
- a CDS encoding zinc ribbon domain-containing protein gives MTGIAGVGAYAPRFRITAAAFEDAWGRFEAAGVEEKAVPAADEDALTMGYEAATRALDAAAVDATDIDWLGVASSRPPIAEEDVSARLGAMLGLSDAATRHVFTGSTRAGTRALWACLDAVDAGTATGLVVAADCPAGTPDDGIDHAAGAGAAAFVVGPDGGARIVDRAEYAAPYPGTRFRRTGEAETRGLGITEYDRQAFTEAVGAAADRLDAIDDPAAAAIQAPDGKLPYRAAGAAGVDAETIQAASTVHELGDLGAASVPVSLAKGLADGRESLLAVSYGSGAGADAFAVAADGDVPTRMALDGDASLSYAEYLRQRGVVTAGPPSGGGAYVSVPSWRRSLPQRYRLVAGRCAECGALSFPPEGACDDCNGLVAYDPVELSGEGTIEAVTTISQGGAPPEFAEQQDRAGDYAAAVVALDAPSGARSVSVPAMGTDAAPADFDVGDRVETTVRRIYTQEGVTRYGFKVRPMADK, from the coding sequence ATGACAGGCATCGCCGGTGTCGGCGCGTACGCGCCGCGGTTCCGGATTACCGCTGCGGCGTTCGAGGACGCTTGGGGGCGGTTCGAGGCGGCTGGCGTCGAGGAGAAAGCCGTCCCCGCCGCCGACGAGGACGCGCTGACGATGGGCTATGAGGCAGCCACGCGCGCACTCGACGCCGCGGCTGTCGACGCCACCGACATCGACTGGCTCGGCGTTGCTTCCTCCCGGCCGCCGATAGCGGAGGAAGACGTTTCTGCGCGGCTCGGTGCGATGCTGGGCCTTTCCGACGCCGCCACCCGACACGTCTTTACGGGAAGCACTCGGGCCGGGACTCGTGCCCTGTGGGCCTGTCTGGACGCTGTCGACGCAGGCACGGCGACCGGTCTTGTCGTGGCCGCAGACTGCCCTGCAGGCACACCCGACGACGGGATTGACCACGCCGCTGGAGCGGGAGCCGCCGCATTCGTCGTCGGCCCGGACGGCGGGGCGAGAATTGTCGACCGCGCGGAATATGCCGCCCCGTACCCGGGGACCCGCTTCCGAAGGACGGGAGAGGCGGAGACCCGCGGGCTCGGTATTACCGAGTACGACCGGCAAGCGTTCACCGAAGCCGTCGGCGCGGCGGCTGACCGTCTTGACGCGATAGACGACCCTGCGGCCGCAGCCATACAGGCACCCGACGGAAAGCTCCCGTACCGTGCGGCAGGGGCGGCCGGCGTCGACGCCGAGACGATTCAAGCCGCGAGCACTGTCCACGAACTCGGCGACCTCGGGGCCGCAAGCGTTCCCGTCTCGCTCGCGAAGGGCCTCGCGGACGGCCGCGAGTCGCTGCTGGCGGTTTCCTACGGCAGTGGAGCCGGAGCCGACGCGTTCGCGGTCGCCGCCGATGGTGACGTGCCGACCCGGATGGCGCTTGACGGCGACGCGTCGCTTTCGTATGCCGAGTACCTCCGTCAGCGAGGTGTCGTGACCGCCGGCCCGCCGTCGGGGGGCGGTGCCTACGTCAGCGTCCCCTCGTGGCGGCGGTCGCTGCCACAGCGGTACCGGCTCGTCGCCGGCCGGTGTGCCGAGTGCGGGGCGCTCTCGTTCCCGCCGGAGGGGGCCTGCGATGACTGCAACGGGCTGGTTGCGTACGACCCCGTCGAACTTTCCGGCGAGGGAACCATCGAAGCGGTGACGACGATTTCACAGGGCGGGGCTCCCCCCGAATTCGCCGAACAGCAGGACCGTGCGGGCGACTACGCCGCTGCAGTCGTCGCCTTGGACGCCCCGTCGGGCGCACGTTCGGTCAGTGTTCCCGCGATGGGTACCGACGCCGCCCCCGCCGATTTCGATGTCGGCGACCGTGTCGAGACGACGGTTCGACGCATCTACACACAGGAAGGAGTCACCAGATACGGGTTCAAAGTTCGGCCGATGGCCGACAAGTAA
- a CDS encoding methyl-accepting chemotaxis protein translates to MPATDGGTAVSQQQLTAAYGDKADDKLLERTATQLSSTARGAASAGEIRETARAQAAAGVAPSTYAGGYEFAARAAVKEAFDALEAGASVTDARERALDGVSETMADLQQGLEAFDAATVTVNEVIKAVPMSAILIDANHEVIAYTGRLMGLDDDHSEFVGEDCRETIAVATYSDRQRAKTLADKVAAAPHTAHEEWDVERTDGANTLVDFPVYRDRSVSKNKDGVEKHIEFLAVPIFDDGGELKAVLELIEDATEDIQREQDMVSLIEEVSATLGAIGDGDLTARADWEDTNGVIEPGLCDLVEDVNRMAGSFEELINGVDEKTHELEASIDQLGDASDRIDRTVEAQNDSLAEIGTEMENVSATMEEVAANAKEVTEAATRARETVAEGVEAGEKARESTDAVVESTDDLVDTVEQLGERMDEVGEVVDIIADIADQTNILALNANIEAARAETDGDGFAVVADEVKTLASETRDHADEIADRIEEIQRQADDTIDGVERSAEQIAATGDEIRRALDSLAAISDEVENTVDGISEVADANDDQAVRIEEVTATVAEARERADDVAETTDAVVDAVEEQEAAVDDLSDRVAELR, encoded by the coding sequence GTGCCCGCGACTGACGGGGGAACCGCCGTCTCACAGCAACAGCTCACCGCCGCCTACGGCGACAAAGCGGATGACAAGCTGCTCGAACGGACGGCGACACAGCTCTCCTCGACGGCTCGGGGAGCGGCGAGCGCCGGCGAAATACGCGAGACAGCGCGTGCGCAGGCGGCAGCCGGCGTCGCGCCGTCGACCTATGCCGGCGGCTACGAGTTTGCGGCCCGGGCAGCGGTCAAGGAGGCATTCGACGCGCTCGAAGCGGGCGCGTCGGTGACGGACGCACGCGAGCGAGCCCTCGACGGCGTCTCCGAAACGATGGCCGACCTCCAGCAGGGACTCGAAGCGTTCGACGCCGCAACCGTGACAGTAAACGAAGTTATCAAGGCCGTCCCGATGTCGGCGATTCTCATCGACGCCAACCACGAGGTCATCGCCTATACCGGACGGCTGATGGGGCTCGATGACGACCACAGCGAGTTCGTCGGCGAGGACTGCCGGGAAACGATTGCAGTCGCGACCTACTCCGACAGACAGCGGGCGAAGACGCTTGCCGACAAGGTTGCAGCAGCACCGCACACCGCCCACGAGGAGTGGGATGTCGAACGGACTGACGGTGCAAACACCTTGGTCGATTTTCCGGTCTATCGGGACCGGAGCGTCTCCAAGAACAAAGACGGCGTCGAAAAACACATCGAGTTCCTCGCGGTGCCGATATTCGACGATGGCGGAGAGCTAAAGGCCGTACTCGAACTAATCGAGGACGCCACCGAAGACATCCAACGGGAGCAGGACATGGTGTCGCTGATAGAGGAGGTCAGCGCGACACTGGGGGCCATCGGCGATGGTGACCTCACGGCGCGAGCCGACTGGGAGGACACGAACGGCGTAATCGAGCCCGGGCTTTGCGACCTCGTCGAGGATGTCAACCGGATGGCCGGCTCCTTCGAGGAGCTTATCAACGGTGTCGACGAGAAAACCCACGAGTTGGAGGCGTCTATCGACCAACTCGGCGACGCCAGCGACCGAATCGACCGGACGGTCGAAGCACAAAACGACTCGCTGGCGGAAATCGGCACAGAAATGGAGAACGTCTCGGCCACGATGGAGGAGGTCGCCGCCAACGCGAAGGAAGTCACCGAGGCGGCAACCCGCGCCCGCGAAACGGTGGCTGAAGGCGTCGAAGCCGGCGAAAAAGCCCGCGAATCGACGGATGCAGTAGTAGAGTCGACGGACGACCTCGTCGATACCGTCGAGCAGCTCGGCGAGCGGATGGACGAGGTGGGCGAGGTCGTCGACATCATCGCCGATATCGCCGACCAGACGAACATTCTCGCCCTGAACGCCAACATCGAGGCTGCCCGCGCGGAGACGGACGGCGATGGGTTCGCGGTCGTCGCCGACGAGGTCAAGACGCTCGCCAGCGAGACGCGAGACCACGCCGACGAGATTGCCGACCGTATCGAGGAGATACAGCGGCAGGCGGACGACACCATCGACGGGGTCGAGCGGTCCGCCGAGCAGATCGCGGCGACCGGCGATGAGATACGGCGGGCGCTCGATTCGCTGGCTGCTATCTCGGACGAAGTCGAGAACACGGTCGACGGCATTTCGGAGGTCGCTGACGCGAACGACGACCAAGCCGTTCGCATCGAAGAAGTTACTGCGACAGTTGCGGAGGCTCGCGAACGGGCCGACGATGTCGCCGAAACAACAGATGCAGTCGTCGATGCTGTCGAAGAGCAGGAAGCGGCTGTCGATGACCTCTCGGACCGGGTCGCCGAACTCCGATAG
- a CDS encoding thiolase family protein, which yields MSQRQPVIVQAVRTSQGTQGGVFAETGSEELSVPLVETMVEAAGLAPEDVDDVRWGCAKQVDEQSNNLARVIALLALGESVPGTTIDRLCASSAEAIMSAADAIRAGSRDVIVAGGVENMSRNERRTGIGSYEAIAERYDVDALAMGQTAEQVATEYDMSRERQDAYGARSQQRAVEATEEGRFDDEIVPIEGHDDEGNEVLVEEDEGLRPGTTAEAIADLPPAFEEGGTVTAANASQISDGAAGVLLTSRAFADERGLDILAAVEHHNVAGVDPTVMGIGPVPAVRGIWEETGRDADDYDLVELNEAFASQTLYCQDELGFDDEIFNVNGGAIAIGHPLGASGARLPVTLIHELQRRGGGRGLSTMCVGYGQGAAIELWVPE from the coding sequence ATGAGCCAGCGACAGCCAGTTATCGTGCAAGCGGTGCGGACATCACAGGGAACACAGGGCGGCGTGTTCGCCGAGACGGGCAGCGAGGAGCTCTCGGTCCCCCTAGTCGAGACAATGGTTGAGGCCGCCGGACTCGCCCCCGAGGACGTTGACGACGTCCGCTGGGGGTGTGCAAAACAGGTCGACGAACAGAGCAACAACCTCGCCCGCGTCATCGCGCTGCTGGCGCTCGGCGAGTCGGTGCCGGGGACGACCATCGACCGGCTCTGTGCCTCGTCGGCGGAAGCGATTATGTCCGCTGCCGACGCAATCCGGGCGGGAAGCCGCGACGTAATCGTCGCCGGCGGCGTCGAGAACATGTCCCGCAACGAGCGTCGGACGGGTATCGGCAGCTACGAGGCGATTGCGGAGCGGTACGATGTCGATGCACTCGCGATGGGGCAGACGGCAGAGCAAGTCGCCACGGAGTACGACATGTCCCGTGAACGGCAGGACGCATACGGCGCGCGGAGCCAGCAACGAGCCGTCGAGGCGACCGAGGAAGGCCGCTTCGACGACGAAATCGTCCCCATCGAGGGCCACGACGACGAGGGCAACGAAGTGCTCGTCGAGGAAGACGAGGGGCTCCGACCGGGAACGACAGCGGAAGCCATCGCTGACCTGCCGCCTGCCTTCGAAGAAGGTGGCACCGTCACCGCTGCGAACGCCTCACAGATATCCGATGGGGCGGCCGGTGTGCTTCTGACATCGCGTGCGTTCGCCGACGAGCGCGGCCTCGACATCCTCGCAGCGGTTGAACACCACAACGTCGCGGGCGTCGACCCGACGGTGATGGGTATCGGCCCGGTTCCTGCGGTGCGAGGAATCTGGGAAGAAACCGGCCGCGACGCCGACGACTACGACCTCGTCGAACTCAACGAAGCCTTCGCCTCGCAGACGCTGTACTGCCAAGACGAACTCGGCTTCGACGACGAAATATTCAACGTCAACGGCGGCGCTATCGCCATCGGCCATCCGCTCGGCGCCAGTGGCGCACGCCTGCCGGTGACGCTCATCCACGAACTACAGCGGCGTGGCGGCGGCCGCGGGCTCTCGACGATGTGTGTCGGCTACGGGCAGGGCGCAGCCATCGAGCTTTGGGTTCCCGAGTGA